One region of Halomicrobium sp. LC1Hm genomic DNA includes:
- a CDS encoding UvrD-helicase domain-containing protein: MTDTTPQVVRLFGGPGSGKTTALLDRVEELLSEDDADVRDILVVSYTRAAAAEIRERLAERLDINPRSLKGNVCTMHAKAYELLDLSRGDVVGESDKEAFCDDFGLEFEDEYEGSRRRSARSTTLGNKVIATSQWLQRTRRDVADWYDVPFKWDEEEVRLPPEIDDNAQTGNKYTPTWPGDDDRLDVPEAIRAWRTYKGDNDLTGFADMLERVKQRSLLPNVEYLIIDEFQDITTLQYDVYEEWKPRMTKILIAGDDDQVVYAWQGADPDLLLEEDVDVDEILPNSYRLPSSILNVVNREVRHIEKRQEKDLNPRKEGGEVLPMLNPSMLDLVREIRRTVDDDEGTVMILFRARYQMFQFMDEFIGEGIPFTCLTDQRMWTDRLTEYVRGVEALDADEPLSVLEGRRLADMLADSAFGTGDRDDLFDELDEIADASEEDDLADIEIDPDVIREHAPFAPDPRAAADMLRKVTNFQERTVEAYFHGEYAGMDADQVRLGTIHSAKGREADHVFVGTDLTEKVVEQMAAQVEQNDRHVPGDEEFTKHTDPIPTLTDNERRVFYVGMSRARERLVLMENLVDGAPTLPIDVILENEPLPDSPEELLLEAQEPLPTP, translated from the coding sequence ATGACTGACACGACCCCGCAGGTGGTCCGGCTGTTCGGCGGTCCGGGGAGCGGGAAGACGACGGCGCTGCTCGATCGCGTCGAAGAACTGCTGTCCGAGGACGACGCCGACGTTCGCGACATTCTGGTTGTCTCGTACACGCGTGCGGCCGCCGCCGAGATCCGCGAGCGACTGGCCGAACGACTCGACATCAACCCTCGCTCGCTGAAGGGCAACGTCTGTACGATGCACGCGAAGGCGTACGAACTGCTCGACCTCTCTCGGGGCGACGTGGTCGGCGAGTCCGACAAGGAGGCGTTCTGTGACGACTTCGGGCTGGAGTTCGAAGACGAGTACGAAGGCTCTCGCCGTCGGTCGGCCCGCTCGACGACGCTCGGGAACAAGGTCATCGCCACGAGCCAGTGGCTCCAGCGCACTCGCCGGGACGTGGCCGACTGGTACGACGTGCCCTTCAAGTGGGACGAGGAGGAGGTCCGGCTCCCGCCCGAGATCGACGACAACGCCCAGACGGGCAACAAGTACACGCCGACCTGGCCCGGCGACGACGACCGACTGGACGTGCCCGAAGCGATCCGCGCCTGGCGCACCTACAAGGGCGACAACGACCTCACCGGCTTCGCAGACATGCTCGAACGGGTCAAGCAGCGATCGCTGCTGCCCAACGTCGAGTACCTCATCATCGACGAGTTCCAGGACATCACCACCCTACAGTACGACGTGTACGAGGAGTGGAAACCCCGAATGACGAAGATCCTCATCGCGGGCGACGACGACCAGGTCGTCTACGCCTGGCAGGGGGCCGACCCCGATCTGTTGCTGGAGGAAGACGTCGACGTCGACGAGATCCTGCCCAACTCCTACCGACTGCCGTCCTCGATTCTCAACGTGGTCAACCGCGAGGTGCGCCACATCGAGAAGCGCCAGGAGAAAGACCTCAATCCGCGCAAGGAGGGCGGCGAGGTGTTGCCGATGTTGAACCCCTCGATGCTCGATCTGGTCCGCGAGATCCGCCGGACCGTCGACGACGACGAGGGGACCGTGATGATCCTCTTTCGGGCGCGGTACCAGATGTTCCAGTTCATGGACGAGTTCATCGGCGAGGGGATCCCCTTCACCTGCCTGACCGACCAGCGGATGTGGACCGACCGACTCACCGAGTACGTCCGCGGTGTCGAGGCGCTCGACGCCGACGAACCCCTCTCCGTGCTGGAGGGTCGCCGGCTCGCGGACATGCTCGCCGACTCCGCTTTCGGGACCGGCGACCGCGACGACCTGTTCGACGAACTCGATGAGATCGCAGACGCCAGCGAGGAGGACGACCTGGCGGACATCGAGATCGATCCGGATGTGATCCGCGAACACGCACCGTTCGCACCGGACCCGCGGGCCGCCGCCGACATGCTCCGGAAAGTGACCAACTTCCAGGAACGGACCGTCGAGGCGTACTTCCACGGGGAGTACGCCGGCATGGACGCCGACCAGGTCCGTCTCGGGACGATCCACTCCGCCAAGGGTCGCGAGGCCGACCACGTGTTCGTCGGCACCGACCTCACCGAGAAGGTCGTCGAGCAGATGGCCGCACAGGTCGAGCAAAACGACCGCCACGTGCCGGGTGACGAGGAGTTCACCAAACACACCGACCCGATCCCGACCCTGACTGACAACGAACGGCGCGTGTTTTACGTCGGCATGAGCCGTGCCCGCGAGCGACTCGTCCTGATGGAGAACCTCGTCGACGGCGCACCGACACTCCCCATCGACGTGATCCTGGAGAACGAACCCCTGCCAGACTCGCCCGAAGAACTCCTCCTCGAAGCCCAGGAACCGCTGCCGACGCCCTGA
- a CDS encoding helix-turn-helix domain-containing protein, protein MNDEKSIEEILDTIGDQHARQVLAAISRESQSAKELAEECDMSLPTVYRRIEMLTEYELVTARTLVADDGNHYKVYESNFESTVISLEDDEYKVRIYREENLPDRFSQLWDELNPD, encoded by the coding sequence GTGAACGACGAGAAGAGCATCGAAGAGATCCTCGATACGATCGGCGACCAGCACGCCAGACAGGTGTTGGCCGCGATCAGTCGCGAGTCCCAGTCGGCGAAGGAACTCGCCGAGGAGTGCGATATGTCGCTGCCGACGGTGTATCGCCGCATCGAGATGCTCACCGAGTACGAACTGGTGACGGCTCGCACACTCGTCGCCGACGACGGGAACCACTACAAGGTGTACGAGTCGAACTTCGAGTCGACGGTCATCTCGCTGGAAGACGACGAGTACAAGGTCCGGATCTACCGCGAAGAGAACCTCCCAGACCGCTTCAGTCAGCTCTGGGACGAACTCAACCCCGACTAG
- a CDS encoding PadR family transcriptional regulator, producing the protein MTEDELRHVSTGDAGHASADERLTPLVSGHDTETSSDRSDRDDVPETLLSSVGEALADGDAAIDDGLVTESLDEILLALIASSTDQTHGTELMDELERCFDAQLSPGTVYPRLHELDSEGLLEMHELVQTKQYSISDDPAARERIERAVYQHLAIGMFLHASLDDA; encoded by the coding sequence ATGACCGAAGACGAACTCCGTCACGTTTCGACGGGCGATGCGGGACACGCCAGCGCCGACGAGCGCTTGACCCCCCTCGTCAGCGGGCACGACACCGAGACGTCGTCCGACCGATCGGACCGTGACGACGTGCCAGAGACGCTACTGTCTTCGGTCGGCGAGGCCCTCGCGGATGGCGACGCTGCCATCGACGATGGGCTCGTCACGGAGAGCCTGGACGAGATCCTCCTCGCGTTGATCGCGTCTTCGACCGATCAAACGCACGGCACAGAGCTGATGGACGAACTGGAGCGGTGTTTCGACGCCCAGTTGAGCCCAGGAACGGTCTACCCCCGACTCCACGAGCTCGACTCCGAGGGACTCCTCGAGATGCACGAGCTCGTCCAGACCAAGCAGTACTCGATCAGCGACGACCCCGCTGCTCGAGAACGCATCGAACGCGCGGTGTATCAACACCTCGCGATCGGTATGTTCCTGCACGCGTCACTCGACGACGCGTAA
- a CDS encoding HVO_0416 family zinc finger protein: MATAPSTDDMIDEFLSQRGHDVEATGWEESYNKKQCPDCGGLHDGSATECSVCGWGPAN, from the coding sequence ATGGCGACCGCACCGAGTACCGACGACATGATCGACGAGTTCCTGTCCCAGCGGGGTCACGACGTCGAAGCGACTGGTTGGGAAGAAAGCTACAACAAGAAACAGTGTCCGGATTGTGGCGGTCTTCACGACGGATCGGCCACAGAGTGCTCGGTGTGTGGCTGGGGGCCCGCTAACTGA
- a CDS encoding DsrE family protein, with translation MTEAAVVILAGTESHADTGRLVNGLETAKEFAETEGDEVELIFDGAGTQWIPELEDEDSDYHELYQAVRDDSSVCDFCAGAFGVEDAVADAGIVTLDDHDGHPSIRSLVDDDYEIITF, from the coding sequence ATGACGGAAGCAGCAGTCGTGATCCTGGCCGGAACAGAATCGCACGCAGACACCGGTCGTCTGGTCAACGGACTGGAGACCGCAAAGGAGTTTGCCGAGACTGAGGGCGACGAAGTCGAACTCATCTTTGACGGTGCGGGGACACAGTGGATCCCCGAGCTCGAAGACGAGGACAGCGACTACCACGAACTGTATCAGGCCGTCCGCGACGACAGTTCAGTCTGTGATTTCTGCGCCGGTGCCTTCGGCGTCGAGGACGCAGTCGCAGATGCCGGAATAGTGACGCTCGACGACCACGATGGGCATCCGAGTATCCGCTCGCTCGTCGACGATGACTACGAGATCATCACGTTCTGA
- a CDS encoding dihydrolipoyl dehydrogenase yields MEEFDFLVIGSGSGLDVANVAVNQGQSVAIVEKGPLGGTCLNRGCIPSKHLLYHADVLETIERASAFNIETTVESVDFSTIVREVNEEVSEDSASIRRGLESSSQHELYDGEARFVDERTVEISGGDDDGTRLRAETVLIAAGSRPGIPNIDGIDDVSYLTSTEALQLETPPEHLVIVGGGYIAAELAHFFGTFGSEVTIVGRRPTLLPEADDEVGQAFTDRYADRFTVHTGHAATTVSQNGNEISVEARPYEYGDDPGLVDGEDAVTAIGDELLVAAGRVSNADTLNLDATSVQTDDRGFIETDEYLRTDAEGVWALGDIVGEYLLKHNANHEARAVIRNLFGEELEPVDYSAMPSAVFASPEVAGVGAREQDLRDADEEYATNTYRYEETARGDAMKAKGLVKVLIDLDGEIRGCHIIGPDASTLIQEVVVAMEAGSGTVQDIRDAVHIHPALPEVVQRAFSGQFSRGGGHEHHH; encoded by the coding sequence ATGGAAGAGTTCGACTTCCTCGTCATCGGCTCCGGCTCGGGTCTCGACGTGGCGAACGTTGCCGTCAATCAGGGTCAGTCGGTCGCCATCGTAGAGAAGGGACCGCTCGGCGGGACCTGTCTCAACCGGGGCTGTATCCCCTCGAAACACCTGCTCTACCACGCAGACGTGCTCGAAACGATCGAGCGGGCGTCGGCGTTCAACATCGAGACGACCGTCGAGAGCGTCGATTTCTCGACGATCGTTCGGGAAGTCAACGAGGAAGTCAGCGAGGATTCGGCGTCGATCCGGCGCGGGCTCGAATCCTCGTCCCAGCACGAACTGTACGACGGCGAGGCGAGATTCGTCGACGAGCGGACGGTCGAGATCAGCGGCGGCGACGACGACGGTACCCGCCTGCGAGCGGAGACAGTCCTGATCGCCGCCGGTTCCCGACCGGGAATTCCCAATATCGACGGCATCGACGACGTATCGTATCTGACCAGCACGGAAGCGCTGCAGCTGGAAACACCGCCGGAGCACCTCGTGATCGTCGGCGGCGGCTACATCGCCGCCGAACTGGCACACTTCTTCGGGACGTTCGGCAGTGAGGTGACGATCGTCGGCCGGCGACCGACGCTCCTTCCAGAGGCCGACGACGAGGTCGGGCAGGCATTCACAGACCGATACGCCGACCGCTTCACCGTCCACACCGGCCACGCTGCGACGACTGTCAGCCAGAACGGGAACGAGATCTCGGTCGAAGCGCGGCCCTACGAGTACGGCGACGATCCCGGACTCGTCGACGGCGAAGACGCCGTTACCGCGATCGGTGACGAACTCCTCGTCGCCGCCGGGCGCGTTTCGAACGCCGATACGCTAAATCTCGACGCCACGAGCGTCCAGACCGACGACCGTGGGTTCATCGAAACCGACGAGTACCTCCGGACGGACGCCGAGGGCGTCTGGGCGCTGGGTGACATTGTGGGAGAGTACCTCCTGAAACACAACGCGAACCACGAAGCCAGGGCCGTGATACGGAATCTCTTCGGCGAGGAGCTGGAGCCAGTCGACTACAGCGCGATGCCCTCTGCCGTGTTCGCGTCGCCAGAAGTGGCGGGCGTCGGTGCTCGCGAGCAAGATCTTCGAGACGCGGACGAGGAGTACGCGACGAACACGTACCGATACGAGGAGACGGCACGTGGCGACGCGATGAAGGCCAAGGGGTTGGTGAAGGTACTGATCGATCTCGACGGCGAGATCCGGGGCTGTCACATCATCGGCCCCGACGCGTCGACACTGATTCAGGAGGTCGTCGTCGCGATGGAAGCCGGTTCGGGCACCGTCCAGGACATTCGAGACGCGGTTCACATTCACCCGGCACTCCCGGAAGTCGTCCAGCGTGCGTTCTCCGGCCAGTTCAGCCGCGGTGGTGGGCACGAGCACCATCACTGA
- a CDS encoding DUF3179 domain-containing protein, translating into MHVQNVLPRDAIPSIDDPSFGSSYFGAAEDELIVVESDDGAARAYPIRILSYHEIVNDTVDGRPVAVTWCPICWSAVVYDRRVDGRTLTFGVSGKLADDALVLYDRETETEWQQSTGDAIAGELDRARLDVLPAATLSWARFREQYPDGIVLQLVKEPTESDDSTLRNSYDMAPYDRYAASDEFGLYGMRGTGKPRSWDRTDLDAKTIVLGVERGGEAVGYPLPSIESAGGVVSDTVGGDSLVVVAVDDGMHAFEDPGFAFEVRDDSLHADGAVWDVATGESDDGRRLDRMPSRRLFAFAWQDANGSDSFYST; encoded by the coding sequence ATGCACGTTCAGAACGTCCTTCCGCGAGATGCGATCCCGAGTATCGATGACCCGTCGTTCGGATCATCGTACTTCGGTGCGGCGGAAGACGAACTGATCGTCGTCGAGAGCGACGACGGGGCGGCCAGAGCCTACCCGATCCGGATCCTCAGCTACCACGAGATCGTCAACGACACCGTCGACGGACGACCGGTCGCCGTGACGTGGTGCCCGATCTGCTGGAGCGCCGTCGTCTACGACCGGCGCGTGGACGGACGCACGCTCACGTTCGGCGTTTCGGGCAAGCTCGCCGACGACGCGCTGGTGCTGTACGACCGCGAGACTGAGACGGAGTGGCAGCAGTCCACTGGCGACGCAATCGCCGGCGAACTGGACCGGGCTCGCCTCGATGTACTGCCCGCCGCGACGCTCTCGTGGGCGCGGTTCCGAGAGCAGTATCCCGATGGTATCGTGCTCCAGCTGGTCAAAGAGCCGACCGAGAGTGACGACAGCACACTGCGAAACAGCTACGACATGGCGCCGTACGACCGCTACGCCGCGAGCGACGAGTTCGGCCTCTACGGGATGCGCGGTACCGGGAAACCGCGCTCGTGGGATCGGACGGATCTCGACGCGAAGACGATCGTCCTCGGTGTCGAACGCGGCGGGGAGGCGGTCGGCTATCCACTTCCCAGTATCGAGTCGGCCGGTGGTGTCGTGTCTGATACCGTCGGAGGTGACTCCCTGGTCGTCGTCGCGGTCGACGACGGGATGCACGCGTTCGAAGATCCGGGCTTCGCGTTCGAGGTCCGAGACGATTCACTCCACGCAGACGGTGCAGTCTGGGATGTGGCGACCGGCGAGAGCGACGACGGCCGTCGTCTCGATCGGATGCCCTCCCGACGCCTCTTCGCCTTCGCCTGGCAGGACGCCAACGGCTCTGATTCGTTCTATTCGACGTAG
- a CDS encoding DUF3179 domain-containing protein → MASLSRRRFLAAAALSSLGGCVGRRSGGRSEQSVSDQSAGGPPTTHTVPTADERLPLPMEPAELRQQARSGGPPKDGIPSIDEPTFAAAGDVDYLSPGDPVFGVTRGDTAKAYPQKILAHHEIVNDELAGTNVAVTYCPLTGTVQGFERRGTTFGVSGRLINANLVMYDRATEAWWPQILATAIPGPWNENPEIRSLREFRLVWTTWERWRAHRPKTRILSTDTGHSRNYQNDPYGSYNPIGGYYENDSLLFPALNESDRFPKKTVVLGARTADGAVAFPKNALRSNRTMTGVLGATPVLAVFDPRLETGYVYLNPEEQTYELDGETVVGPDGTSHAPDELPLARVHTFDAMWFAWAGYYPDTNVYE, encoded by the coding sequence ATGGCGTCTCTCTCACGGCGACGGTTTCTCGCCGCCGCAGCACTCTCGTCGCTCGGTGGCTGTGTCGGTCGCCGTTCGGGTGGTCGTTCCGAGCAATCCGTGTCAGACCAATCGGCCGGTGGCCCACCGACCACCCACACCGTCCCGACAGCCGATGAGCGCCTCCCGCTACCGATGGAGCCAGCCGAGCTTCGTCAGCAGGCTCGTTCGGGCGGACCGCCGAAGGACGGCATTCCATCGATCGACGAGCCGACGTTCGCCGCCGCCGGCGACGTGGATTATCTCTCCCCCGGCGATCCAGTGTTCGGCGTCACTCGCGGCGACACTGCGAAGGCGTACCCGCAGAAGATCCTCGCACATCACGAGATCGTCAACGACGAACTGGCCGGGACGAACGTCGCGGTCACGTACTGTCCGTTGACGGGGACCGTGCAAGGATTCGAGCGCAGGGGGACGACTTTCGGCGTCTCGGGGCGGCTGATCAACGCGAACCTCGTGATGTACGACCGGGCGACAGAGGCATGGTGGCCCCAAATCCTCGCCACTGCGATCCCGGGTCCCTGGAACGAGAACCCTGAGATCCGATCGCTGCGTGAGTTCAGGCTCGTCTGGACGACGTGGGAGCGATGGCGTGCCCACCGACCCAAGACGCGGATTCTCTCAACCGACACTGGGCACTCGCGGAACTACCAGAATGATCCGTACGGCTCGTACAACCCGATCGGGGGCTACTACGAGAACGATTCGCTCCTGTTCCCGGCGCTGAACGAGAGCGACCGCTTCCCGAAGAAGACGGTCGTGCTGGGCGCGCGGACGGCCGACGGAGCGGTCGCGTTCCCGAAGAACGCGCTCCGGTCGAACCGAACGATGACGGGCGTTCTCGGAGCGACGCCGGTCCTCGCCGTCTTCGATCCGCGACTCGAAACGGGTTACGTCTACCTGAACCCCGAGGAGCAGACGTACGAACTGGACGGCGAAACCGTGGTCGGCCCGGACGGAACGAGCCACGCGCCGGACGAACTCCCGCTGGCGCGGGTCCACACCTTCGACGCGATGTGGTTCGCATGGGCAGGCTACTACCCCGACACGAACGTCTATGAGTGA
- a CDS encoding NAD(P)/FAD-dependent oxidoreductase: MSEDTDSHEYEVVVVGGGPAGMTAALYSTRLGHQTAVVNRGGGRAAMMQEVHNLLGVREETSGAEFLGIGQEQLEEYGCDIHRDMVTSCARSDDGAFRLSGNSGEYAAEMVVLATGFNDVRPEPPLPRTGRGLHYCLHCDAHMFVDESVYVMGRSESAAHVAGIMLNFTDEVDLLTRGEDPEWSDETAEMLDRHPIEVVHEDVSGVQNGEDGWLKALEFEDSEGQNPSGSRTESGDGTVREYKGGFAMYGAEYNNGLASELGCDINDDGTIEVGDHGETSVENVYAVGDCTPGHNQIPVALGQGAKAGIDVHFQLRDFPREPEELDELGPVRSEEVPGIPDELLEQAVDFHTYG, from the coding sequence ATGAGCGAGGACACAGATTCCCACGAATACGAGGTCGTCGTCGTTGGCGGGGGTCCCGCCGGAATGACGGCAGCGCTGTACAGTACGCGGCTCGGTCACCAGACTGCGGTCGTCAACCGCGGCGGCGGCCGCGCGGCGATGATGCAGGAGGTCCACAATCTCCTGGGCGTCCGGGAGGAGACGAGTGGTGCGGAGTTCCTCGGAATCGGGCAGGAACAGCTCGAGGAATACGGCTGTGATATTCACCGGGACATGGTCACATCGTGTGCCAGATCGGACGACGGGGCGTTCCGTCTCTCGGGGAACAGCGGCGAGTACGCGGCCGAGATGGTCGTCCTCGCGACGGGGTTCAACGACGTTCGGCCCGAGCCACCGCTGCCACGGACCGGCCGCGGGCTACACTACTGCCTCCACTGCGACGCCCACATGTTCGTCGACGAGTCGGTCTACGTGATGGGGCGCTCCGAGAGCGCGGCCCACGTCGCCGGGATCATGCTGAATTTCACCGACGAGGTCGACCTGCTCACACGCGGTGAAGACCCGGAATGGAGCGACGAGACCGCCGAGATGCTCGATCGGCACCCGATCGAGGTCGTCCACGAGGACGTGTCCGGCGTCCAGAACGGCGAGGACGGCTGGCTCAAGGCGCTGGAGTTCGAGGACAGCGAGGGACAAAATCCCTCGGGCAGCCGGACGGAGTCCGGCGACGGCACCGTCCGCGAGTACAAGGGTGGGTTCGCGATGTACGGAGCAGAGTACAACAACGGCCTCGCCAGCGAGCTGGGCTGTGACATCAACGACGACGGGACGATCGAAGTCGGCGACCACGGCGAGACGTCGGTCGAGAACGTCTACGCCGTCGGTGACTGCACACCCGGCCACAACCAGATCCCGGTCGCGCTCGGACAGGGGGCGAAAGCCGGCATCGACGTCCACTTCCAGTTGCGTGACTTCCCCCGCGAACCCGAGGAACTCGACGAACTGGGGCCGGTTCGCTCGGAAGAAGTCCCCGGCATCCCCGACGAACTGCTCGAACAAGCCGTGGACTTCCACACCTACGGCTGA
- a CDS encoding NAD(P)H-hydrate epimerase, protein MDTDAFQTPTGRSVTAVTAEEMRAVDGVAVDDFGISLLQMMEHAGRNLAAVVRADEPDSVVVLAGNGGNGGGGLCAARHLANRNVPVSVVLDRPPEGLDGAARTQYETLAAMGVSVDSGETALDQSASVTVVDALIGYGLDGALKGTAADLVERVGDGDTHVVSLDVPSGVNATTGERAGPAVDPDRVVTLALPKTGLTGLDARVTLADIGIPAGVYASLDIPYSTPFDDEYWIDLSW, encoded by the coding sequence ATGGACACCGACGCCTTCCAGACGCCGACGGGCCGGTCGGTGACGGCCGTGACGGCCGAGGAGATGCGCGCCGTGGACGGGGTCGCCGTCGACGACTTCGGGATCTCGCTGCTCCAGATGATGGAACACGCAGGTCGGAACCTGGCCGCGGTCGTTCGAGCTGACGAGCCCGACTCAGTCGTCGTTCTCGCTGGCAACGGTGGGAACGGCGGCGGCGGACTCTGTGCGGCCCGTCACCTCGCCAATCGAAACGTCCCGGTGTCGGTCGTGCTGGACCGACCACCCGAAGGCCTCGATGGAGCCGCCCGAACGCAGTACGAGACGCTCGCTGCAATGGGTGTCTCAGTCGACTCCGGGGAGACAGCGCTCGACCAGTCGGCGTCGGTAACCGTCGTCGACGCGCTCATCGGGTACGGTCTCGACGGGGCACTCAAAGGGACTGCCGCCGACCTGGTCGAACGCGTCGGTGACGGCGACACTCACGTCGTCTCCCTCGACGTTCCGTCTGGTGTGAACGCGACGACTGGTGAACGGGCCGGCCCGGCGGTCGACCCTGATCGCGTTGTTACGCTCGCGCTACCGAAGACGGGGCTCACAGGGCTCGACGCACGAGTGACCCTCGCGGATATCGGTATCCCAGCAGGCGTCTACGCATCGCTCGACATCCCGTATTCGACTCCCTTCGACGACGAGTACTGGATCGACCTCTCGTGGTAG
- a CDS encoding nitrate/nitrite transporter → MLARKYRVLSIVAVAELLAMSLWFSASAAGPELAAQWGLTDAETAWLTIAVQLGFVVGALASSLLTLSDTVPPRNLFAASAVAGAGFTAMIAGVVTTGPLAIGLRFLTGIALAGVYPPGMKILAGWFERGRGFAIGVLVGALTIGSALPHLLRAVGGVGQPRLVLFGAAGLATVGGVLVLLVEPGPYQAPAAPFDPSALARILRDRPTMLANGGYFGHMWELYAVWTWIPAYLVASLAASGAENAAEVAALLAFATIAVGGIGAVLAGRLADQYGRTTVTSASMIVSGVACLGAGFAFGRALIVVVPFVLLWGFAIVADSAQFSAAVSEVAEESYVGTALTLQTAIGFLLTTVSIQLVPVLVDLVGWQWAFAPLAVGPAVGTISMYWLKQSPAAARLAGGLG, encoded by the coding sequence ATGCTCGCGCGAAAATACCGCGTACTGTCGATCGTCGCCGTCGCCGAACTACTGGCGATGTCGCTGTGGTTTAGTGCCTCCGCGGCTGGTCCCGAACTGGCCGCTCAGTGGGGACTGACAGATGCTGAAACGGCCTGGCTGACCATCGCGGTCCAGCTCGGGTTCGTCGTCGGGGCCCTCGCCTCGTCGCTGCTCACGCTCTCGGACACCGTGCCACCGAGAAATCTCTTCGCCGCTTCTGCAGTCGCCGGTGCAGGCTTCACGGCGATGATCGCTGGCGTCGTCACGACCGGACCGCTTGCTATCGGCTTGCGCTTTCTCACGGGAATCGCTCTCGCGGGCGTCTACCCACCCGGAATGAAGATCCTCGCCGGGTGGTTCGAACGAGGACGCGGCTTTGCAATCGGCGTTCTCGTCGGTGCACTCACGATCGGATCGGCACTGCCACACCTACTTCGGGCGGTCGGCGGGGTGGGACAGCCACGGCTCGTGCTGTTCGGGGCCGCAGGGCTCGCGACCGTCGGGGGCGTCCTCGTCCTCCTCGTCGAGCCCGGGCCGTATCAGGCTCCCGCAGCACCGTTCGATCCGAGCGCACTCGCACGCATCCTCCGTGACCGACCGACGATGCTGGCCAACGGCGGCTACTTCGGTCACATGTGGGAACTGTACGCGGTCTGGACCTGGATTCCGGCGTATCTCGTGGCGAGTCTGGCTGCGAGCGGTGCCGAGAACGCGGCAGAGGTAGCGGCGCTCCTCGCATTTGCGACGATAGCGGTCGGTGGTATCGGGGCTGTCCTCGCGGGTCGACTGGCCGACCAGTACGGCCGGACGACCGTGACGAGCGCAAGCATGATCGTCAGTGGCGTCGCCTGTCTCGGTGCCGGATTCGCCTTCGGGCGTGCCCTGATCGTCGTCGTACCGTTCGTATTGCTCTGGGGGTTCGCGATCGTCGCCGACTCCGCGCAGTTCTCCGCAGCGGTGTCCGAGGTCGCCGAAGAGTCCTACGTCGGAACGGCACTGACGCTGCAAACCGCGATCGGGTTCTTGCTGACCACCGTCTCGATCCAGCTGGTGCCGGTGCTCGTCGATCTGGTCGGGTGGCAGTGGGCGTTCGCACCGCTCGCGGTCGGTCCCGCAGTCGGGACGATCTCGATGTACTGGCTGAAGCAATCACCCGCAGCGGCTCGTCTCGCTGGCGGTCTCGGTTGA
- a CDS encoding DsrE family protein, which translates to MSLLDSIFGGGAETTASVEQQDDQRYAILLNAGPDQTPVAGNGFNYATELAAAGYEVELYLDGEATKWPATYAENPDHPFHDEWDRIVRSGILAGACGYCANAFDVADAYDDADAELLSDATDHAPEIAQLADDGYELLTIG; encoded by the coding sequence GTGAGCCTTCTCGATTCGATCTTCGGTGGTGGGGCGGAGACGACTGCCTCGGTGGAGCAACAGGACGACCAGCGGTACGCGATCCTGCTGAACGCCGGCCCCGACCAGACGCCCGTCGCCGGCAACGGGTTCAACTACGCGACAGAGCTCGCGGCCGCGGGCTACGAGGTCGAACTCTACCTCGACGGCGAGGCGACGAAGTGGCCGGCCACCTACGCCGAGAACCCGGATCACCCGTTCCACGACGAGTGGGACCGGATCGTCCGCTCCGGAATCCTCGCCGGCGCCTGTGGCTACTGCGCCAACGCCTTCGACGTGGCCGACGCGTACGACGACGCCGACGCCGAGTTGCTGAGCGACGCGACCGACCACGCGCCCGAAATCGCACAACTGGCCGACGACGGCTACGAACTCCTGACGATCGGGTAA